The Lysobacter enzymogenes genome window below encodes:
- a CDS encoding sensor histidine kinase, giving the protein MSATQRHPVAAWQAGALALVVGLTVIVPALVLRGAGEAAKHSSDLVRHTLEVDAQAQSLALHVRDTEAAALSLAAGVDTPRLRQRLAASRRQIGSAMTALQRLTEDNPEQQRRLGELQNQVSLRLGNMDALTRAGAASTRAEVDAAVRQFPVGDLIAQVIAEERGLLARRQQQYRQRASLTELTRWLAVAAQVLLLGAAAVYAVRQLRRRVGAERDAAQASAYAGLVLDTVREPIAVIDADFRLVLFNPAFAELYGLPPDAHGRRLAELEGDAWTDEETVRRLGDVLSRGREMWDYECGQTTADGVRRTMLINARRMPLGEQQGRAAMIAATDISTRRASENRIHELNRQLEGKIEQVSEVNRELEAFSYSVSHDLRAPLRHTAGFADKLQRHLGDAADEKSRHYLGVISTSAKRMSHLIDDLLVYSRLGRSALRLQSVDMQSLIQETRAMLDANLKLDQPERIVEWHIGRMPVVVGDENMLRQVWLNLLGNAVKYSAQRQPATIEASHAYDAEGNHLFTVRDNGAGFDMAYAGKLFGVFQRLHSATEFPGTGIGLATVRRVASRHGGRVWAEGRPGEGATFFLLLPASDQPHNGRLPS; this is encoded by the coding sequence GTGAGCGCCACCCAACGACACCCCGTCGCGGCCTGGCAGGCGGGCGCTCTTGCGCTCGTCGTCGGGCTGACCGTGATTGTTCCGGCGCTGGTGTTGCGCGGCGCCGGCGAGGCGGCCAAGCATTCGTCGGACCTGGTCCGCCACACCCTGGAAGTCGATGCGCAGGCGCAGTCGCTCGCGCTGCATGTGCGCGACACCGAAGCGGCCGCGCTGTCGCTCGCCGCCGGCGTCGACACGCCGCGCCTGCGCCAGCGCCTGGCCGCCAGTCGCCGGCAGATCGGCAGCGCGATGACCGCGCTGCAGCGCCTCACCGAGGACAACCCGGAACAGCAGCGCCGGCTCGGCGAACTGCAGAACCAGGTGAGTCTGCGCCTGGGCAACATGGATGCGCTGACGCGGGCGGGCGCGGCGTCCACGCGCGCCGAGGTCGACGCCGCGGTGCGCCAGTTCCCGGTCGGCGATCTCATCGCCCAGGTCATCGCCGAAGAACGCGGCCTGCTCGCGCGACGCCAGCAGCAATATCGGCAGCGCGCTTCGCTGACCGAGCTGACCCGCTGGCTCGCGGTCGCCGCCCAGGTGCTGCTGCTCGGCGCGGCGGCGGTCTATGCCGTGCGCCAGTTGCGCCGGCGCGTGGGCGCCGAGCGCGACGCCGCGCAGGCCAGCGCGTACGCGGGGCTGGTGCTCGATACGGTGCGCGAGCCGATCGCGGTGATCGACGCCGATTTCCGTCTGGTGCTGTTCAACCCCGCGTTCGCGGAGTTGTACGGGCTGCCGCCCGATGCGCACGGCCGCAGGCTGGCCGAGCTGGAAGGCGACGCCTGGACCGACGAGGAGACCGTGCGCCGGCTCGGCGACGTGCTGTCGCGCGGACGCGAGATGTGGGACTACGAGTGCGGGCAGACCACCGCCGACGGCGTGCGCCGCACCATGCTGATCAACGCGCGGCGGATGCCGCTGGGCGAGCAGCAGGGCCGCGCGGCGATGATCGCGGCGACCGACATCAGCACCCGTCGCGCCAGCGAGAACCGCATCCACGAACTCAACCGCCAGCTCGAAGGCAAGATCGAGCAGGTGTCGGAAGTCAATCGCGAGCTGGAAGCCTTCAGCTACTCGGTCTCGCACGACCTGCGCGCGCCGCTGCGCCACACCGCCGGCTTCGCCGACAAGCTGCAGCGCCATCTCGGCGACGCCGCCGACGAAAAGAGCCGGCACTACCTCGGGGTGATCTCGACCTCGGCCAAGCGCATGTCGCATCTGATCGACGACCTGCTGGTCTACTCGCGCCTGGGCCGCAGCGCGCTGCGCCTGCAGTCGGTAGACATGCAGTCGCTGATCCAGGAAACGCGCGCGATGCTCGACGCCAACCTCAAGCTCGACCAGCCCGAGCGCATCGTCGAGTGGCATATCGGCCGCATGCCGGTGGTCGTCGGCGACGAGAACATGCTGCGTCAGGTCTGGCTGAACCTGCTCGGCAACGCGGTCAAGTACAGCGCGCAGCGCCAGCCGGCGACGATCGAGGCGAGCCACGCCTACGACGCCGAAGGCAATCATCTGTTCACCGTGCGCGACAACGGCGCCGGTTTCGACATGGCCTACGCCGGCAAGCTGTTCGGCGTGTTCCAGCGGCTGCACTCGGCCACCGAATTCCCCGGCACCGGCATCGGCCTGGCGACGGTGCGCCGCGTCGCGTCGCGCCACGGCGGCCGCGTCTGGGCCGAAGGCCGGCCCGGCGAGGGCGCGACGTTCTTCCTGCTTCTGCCCGCTTCCGACCAACCTCACAACGGACGACTGCCTTCATGA
- a CDS encoding LysR family transcriptional regulator has translation MDIEDLQTFVEVADAGGVSPAARRLGVSKSIVSRRLARLEAELGIQLLARTTRGAALTEAGLAFRDHAAKACREIELARETISPHGDLRGRLRISAPLSFGPTHFAGVLAQMAHRYPNLHIHTAYSDRFVDLIAEGFDCAIRLGHLPDSNLVARRVGPIRGVLVASPDYIRAHGAPQTLEEFAAHEALMQGTEAWRLVDGDGIVAVHPRGRFKADNGSALVAAALAGLGIAMLPDGLVHEHIAAGALVPIMTRHPPAEAGVYVVRPPGPHPVRKVRVLTELLIDCFEHAPQPARA, from the coding sequence GTGGATATCGAAGATCTGCAGACCTTCGTCGAAGTCGCCGATGCCGGGGGCGTCTCGCCCGCGGCGCGCAGGCTCGGCGTGTCCAAGTCGATCGTCAGCCGTCGCCTGGCGCGGCTCGAAGCCGAACTCGGGATCCAGTTGCTGGCGCGGACCACGCGCGGCGCCGCGCTGACCGAAGCGGGGCTGGCGTTCCGCGACCATGCCGCCAAGGCGTGCCGGGAAATCGAGCTGGCGCGGGAAACGATCTCGCCGCACGGCGATCTGCGCGGCCGCCTGCGCATCTCCGCGCCGCTCTCGTTCGGGCCCACCCACTTCGCCGGCGTGCTGGCGCAAATGGCGCATCGCTATCCGAACCTGCATATCCACACCGCATACAGCGACCGCTTCGTCGATCTGATCGCGGAAGGATTCGATTGCGCGATCCGGCTGGGCCATCTGCCGGACTCGAATCTGGTCGCGCGGCGCGTGGGGCCGATCCGCGGCGTGCTCGTGGCGAGTCCCGACTACATCCGCGCGCACGGCGCTCCGCAGACGCTGGAGGAGTTCGCCGCCCACGAGGCCCTGATGCAGGGAACCGAAGCCTGGCGGCTTGTGGACGGCGACGGGATCGTTGCCGTGCATCCGCGCGGGCGCTTCAAGGCCGACAACGGTTCGGCGCTGGTTGCGGCGGCTCTGGCGGGACTGGGCATCGCGATGCTGCCCGACGGCCTCGTCCACGAGCACATCGCCGCCGGCGCGCTCGTTCCGATCATGACGCGGCATCCGCCGGCCGAGGCGGGCGTTTACGTCGTTCGCCCGCCGGGACCGCATCCGGTGCGCAAGGTGCGGGTGCTGACCGAACTGTTGATCGATTGTTTCGAGCACGCGCCGCAGCCCGCGCGGGCGTGA
- a CDS encoding Ig-like domain-containing protein yields the protein MAGILLSGVLLTAGLSPAHAQSVSCAGIAEWNAATIYNAGSKLVYQGRLYQATMSIWNTPPTHCPSCGYYQDLGACSAGGNTPPTVALTAPANGASFTAGATITVTANAADANGSVAQVQFFRGSTSLGVDTTAPYSASWANAAAGSYAITAVATDNEGATTTSAAANITVNAGTPDTTPPSVPAGLAAASVTSSSVNLSWNASTDNAGGSGVAGYDVYRNGTLVGSPSGTSFSDTGLAASTAYNYRVRARDNAGNASAQGTQISATTSAGGGDNTLPRHALVGYWHNFTNPSGATFPISQVSNDFDVIVVAFGDDAGNGAVSFTVDPGAGTEAQFKADVAAARARGKKVVLSLGGQNGTVTLNNATQVANFVNSMEDLIRYYGFDGVDIDLESGAGVYHGAAVQTNLVTAIKQLNTRIGPSFYLSMAPEHPYVQGGFTAYSGIWGAYLPIIDGLRQELDLIHVQYYNNGALYTPYSQNGLAEGSVDMLVGASLMLIEGFRTNNNTGVVFNGLRPDQVALGLPSGPSSANSGQASQATIANALNCLTRLQNCGAIRPQQAYPTFRGVMTWSVNWDKHDGFNFSRPVRTTLNALP from the coding sequence GTGGCAGGAATCTTGCTGTCCGGCGTTTTGCTGACGGCCGGGCTGTCGCCCGCGCACGCGCAAAGCGTCAGCTGCGCGGGCATCGCCGAATGGAACGCGGCGACCATCTATAACGCGGGCAGCAAGCTCGTCTATCAGGGGCGGCTGTACCAGGCGACGATGTCGATCTGGAACACGCCGCCCACGCATTGCCCCAGCTGCGGCTACTACCAGGATCTTGGCGCGTGCAGCGCGGGCGGCAACACGCCGCCGACGGTCGCGTTGACCGCGCCCGCGAACGGCGCGAGCTTCACCGCGGGCGCCACCATCACCGTTACCGCGAATGCGGCCGACGCCAACGGCAGCGTCGCCCAGGTGCAGTTCTTCCGCGGCAGCACCTCGCTCGGCGTCGATACCACGGCTCCGTACAGCGCGAGCTGGGCCAATGCGGCCGCAGGCAGCTACGCGATCACCGCGGTCGCGACCGACAACGAGGGCGCCACCACGACCTCCGCGGCGGCCAACATCACCGTCAATGCCGGAACGCCCGACACCACGCCGCCGAGCGTGCCGGCCGGATTGGCCGCGGCGTCGGTGACCTCGTCCAGCGTCAACCTGAGCTGGAACGCTTCGACCGACAACGCCGGCGGCAGCGGCGTCGCGGGTTACGACGTGTACCGCAACGGCACGCTGGTCGGTTCGCCTTCCGGCACGTCCTTCAGCGACACAGGGCTGGCCGCGTCCACTGCGTACAACTACCGCGTGCGCGCCCGCGACAACGCCGGCAACGCTTCGGCGCAAGGCACGCAGATCAGCGCGACCACCAGTGCCGGCGGCGGCGACAACACCTTGCCGCGGCATGCGCTGGTCGGGTACTGGCACAACTTCACCAATCCGTCCGGCGCGACCTTCCCGATCAGCCAGGTCTCCAACGACTTCGACGTCATCGTGGTCGCGTTCGGCGACGACGCGGGCAACGGCGCCGTCAGCTTCACGGTCGATCCGGGCGCCGGCACCGAAGCGCAGTTCAAGGCCGACGTGGCCGCGGCGCGCGCGCGCGGCAAGAAGGTGGTGCTGTCGCTCGGCGGCCAGAACGGCACGGTGACGCTCAACAACGCCACCCAGGTCGCCAACTTCGTCAACAGCATGGAGGACCTGATCCGCTACTACGGGTTCGACGGCGTCGACATCGACCTGGAAAGCGGCGCAGGCGTCTACCACGGCGCGGCGGTGCAGACCAACCTGGTCACGGCGATCAAGCAGCTCAACACGCGCATCGGCCCGTCGTTCTACCTGTCGATGGCGCCCGAGCATCCGTATGTGCAGGGCGGATTTACCGCGTACAGCGGGATCTGGGGCGCGTATCTGCCGATCATCGACGGACTGCGCCAGGAGCTCGACCTGATCCACGTGCAGTACTACAACAACGGCGCGCTCTACACGCCGTACAGCCAGAACGGCCTGGCCGAGGGTTCGGTCGACATGCTGGTCGGCGCCAGCCTGATGCTGATCGAAGGGTTCCGGACCAACAACAACACCGGCGTCGTCTTCAACGGCCTGCGGCCGGACCAGGTCGCGCTCGGCCTGCCTTCGGGGCCGTCCTCGGCCAACAGCGGACAGGCGTCGCAGGCGACGATCGCCAATGCGCTGAACTGCCTGACGCGGCTGCAGAATTGCGGGGCCATCCGGCCGCAGCAGGCCTATCCGACCTTCCGCGGCGTCATGACCTGGTCGGTCAATTGGGACAAGCACGATGGCTTCAACTTCTCGCGGCCGGTGCGGACGACGTTGAACGCCTTGCCGTGA
- a CDS encoding H-NS family nucleoid-associated regulatory protein — protein MTIDVDKLSLRELTALLTAAEQRKKLISSRRPIAVVRRKAAALAAQYGYTIEDLFGEQPAAESAGKKRSPKRKSGKVAPKYRDPDNKRNTWSGRGRMPRWLMQKTKHGRSATDFLIPGLARPTARKNSAIGKRTLVKKV, from the coding sequence ATGACTATCGATGTCGACAAGCTCAGCCTGCGGGAATTGACCGCTCTTTTGACCGCCGCCGAGCAGCGGAAAAAGTTGATATCCAGCCGTCGTCCGATCGCCGTAGTGCGTAGAAAGGCGGCCGCGCTCGCCGCCCAGTACGGTTATACGATCGAAGATCTGTTCGGCGAACAGCCGGCGGCCGAAAGTGCAGGCAAGAAGCGCAGCCCGAAGCGCAAGTCGGGCAAGGTGGCGCCGAAATACCGCGACCCCGACAACAAGCGCAATACCTGGTCGGGCCGCGGTCGGATGCCGCGGTGGCTGATGCAGAAGACCAAGCACGGCCGCAGCGCTACCGATTTCCTGATTCCGGGCCTGGCAAGGCCGACCGCGCGCAAGAACAGTGCGATAGGCAAACGCACGCTCGTCAAGAAGGTCTGA
- a CDS encoding serine hydrolase domain-containing protein gives MPETSLIAPNRRRLVFFVLSAALSLASCAKTNAPAKDLEAEVDAAATTLIGQPLLHSASIGVVYRGREIVVHRGDMHAGKPSPPTDATLYEIGSLSKTMAGGLVAKAVLERKLSLDDDVRKYLGEPYPNLQYDGEPIRIRHLLSHTSGLPSMLPERANAALADFTDHATPGKLNAIYANYGKAEFLKDLHDVDIPRMPGRKYAYSSAGTELTAHVLETVYQTDYESLLRDFLRDSAAMTDVGIRLRDADAGRLAVGYHSDNPAATTPMPQLPWGASGNVKATVPEMMKYLKFQLAGGPVATESHRTLVRFDSDFSIGYFWNIVGGDRLKGVYYAHHGGVPRSQCYIYIVPKYDLGLFVITNQSGDQTASAMEAAIDTLVERIAAREDVAGQAAGRSRTP, from the coding sequence ATGCCGGAAACTTCGTTGATTGCTCCGAACAGGCGGCGGCTCGTCTTCTTCGTGTTGTCCGCCGCACTGTCGCTCGCAAGCTGCGCGAAAACGAACGCCCCGGCGAAAGACCTGGAGGCGGAGGTCGACGCGGCCGCCACTACATTGATCGGGCAACCCTTGCTCCATTCGGCATCGATCGGCGTCGTGTACCGGGGCAGGGAAATCGTCGTCCACCGCGGCGACATGCACGCCGGCAAGCCGAGCCCGCCGACCGACGCGACCCTCTACGAAATCGGATCGTTGAGCAAGACCATGGCCGGCGGCCTGGTGGCCAAGGCCGTGCTGGAGCGCAAGCTGAGTCTCGATGACGACGTCCGCAAGTATCTGGGCGAGCCCTATCCGAACCTGCAATACGACGGCGAGCCCATCCGCATCCGCCACCTGCTGTCGCACACCAGCGGCCTGCCCAGCATGTTGCCGGAGCGCGCGAACGCGGCGCTCGCGGACTTCACCGATCACGCTACGCCCGGAAAGCTCAACGCCATCTACGCGAACTACGGCAAGGCGGAGTTCCTGAAGGATCTGCACGATGTCGACATCCCGCGGATGCCCGGAAGGAAGTACGCCTATTCCAGCGCCGGAACGGAACTGACGGCGCATGTGCTCGAGACCGTGTATCAGACCGACTACGAGTCGCTGCTGCGCGATTTTCTGCGCGACTCGGCGGCGATGACGGACGTCGGGATCAGACTGCGCGATGCCGACGCGGGCAGGCTTGCGGTCGGCTATCACAGCGACAACCCAGCGGCGACCACGCCCATGCCGCAATTGCCGTGGGGCGCATCCGGGAATGTCAAAGCGACCGTCCCGGAAATGATGAAGTACCTGAAATTCCAGTTGGCCGGCGGCCCTGTCGCGACGGAATCGCATCGAACCCTGGTCCGATTCGATTCCGACTTCAGCATCGGCTACTTCTGGAACATCGTCGGCGGCGACCGCCTGAAGGGCGTCTACTACGCCCATCACGGCGGCGTGCCCCGGTCGCAGTGCTACATCTACATCGTGCCGAAATACGATCTGGGCCTGTTCGTCATCACCAACCAAAGCGGCGACCAGACCGCGAGCGCCATGGAAGCGGCGATCGACACGCTCGTGGAGAGAATCGCGGCGCGGGAGGACGTCGCCGGTCAGGCGGCGGGACGGTCGCGAACGCCTTGA
- a CDS encoding MBL fold metallo-hydrolase gives MFSADNAVPADAQPYNELVPSRYALKIGDIEAMVVSDGVLPLPTKTMATNVDPAELADWLQRNFMPPDAFDWPLNVMVVRSGAQTLLIDAGLGGQFAGFPRAGQFPQRLQAAGIALESITDVIITHMHMDHVGGLLVDGVKQRLRADVRIHVAAAEVEFWTSPDFSHTVMPKPVPGVLRSTAKSFYEQYRDNLRIFQDRHEVAPGVVVRLTGGHTPGHSVVDLESNGERLMFAGDAMFPVGFDHPDWQNGFEHDPEESARVRLGLFRELVQTGGLLVAAHLPFPSLGRVAADGDAFRWVPIIWDY, from the coding sequence ATGTTTTCCGCAGACAACGCCGTTCCTGCCGATGCGCAGCCTTACAACGAATTGGTACCGTCCCGGTACGCGCTGAAAATCGGCGACATCGAGGCGATGGTGGTCAGCGACGGCGTGCTGCCGTTGCCGACGAAAACGATGGCCACCAACGTCGATCCCGCCGAGTTGGCCGACTGGCTGCAACGCAACTTCATGCCGCCGGACGCGTTCGACTGGCCGCTCAACGTGATGGTGGTGCGCAGCGGCGCGCAGACCCTGCTGATCGACGCGGGCCTGGGCGGCCAGTTCGCGGGCTTCCCGCGCGCGGGCCAGTTTCCGCAGCGCCTGCAGGCGGCCGGCATCGCGCTGGAGTCGATCACCGACGTGATCATCACCCACATGCACATGGATCACGTCGGCGGCCTGCTGGTCGACGGGGTTAAGCAGCGCCTGCGCGCGGACGTGCGCATCCACGTGGCCGCGGCCGAGGTCGAGTTCTGGACCTCGCCGGATTTCTCGCACACGGTCATGCCCAAGCCGGTGCCGGGCGTGCTGCGCTCGACCGCCAAGAGCTTCTACGAGCAGTACCGCGACAACCTGCGCATCTTCCAGGACCGGCACGAGGTCGCGCCCGGCGTGGTCGTGCGCCTTACCGGCGGCCACACGCCGGGGCATAGCGTGGTCGACCTCGAATCCAACGGCGAACGGCTGATGTTCGCCGGCGACGCGATGTTCCCGGTCGGTTTCGATCACCCCGACTGGCAAAACGGTTTCGAACACGACCCCGAAGAATCGGCGCGGGTGCGCCTGGGTCTGTTCCGCGAACTGGTGCAGACCGGCGGGTTGCTGGTGGCTGCGCACCTGCCGTTCCCGTCGCTGGGCCGGGTCGCGGCGGACGGCGATGCGTTCCGCTGGGTGCCGATCATCTGGGATTACTGA
- a CDS encoding response regulator — translation MTELRTILLAEDSPFDAEMAIDALRDANLLNPVVHVNDGVEALDYLYRRGAFAGRSDGDPSVVLLDIKMPRLDGLEVLAEMRKDEKLRLLPVVILSSSREEADLVRSWDLGVNAYVVKPVDVDQFFDAVRTLGRFWAVLNEPLDAN, via the coding sequence ATGACCGAACTGCGCACCATCCTGCTGGCCGAAGACAGTCCGTTCGACGCCGAAATGGCCATCGACGCCTTGCGCGACGCCAACCTGCTGAACCCGGTGGTCCACGTCAACGACGGCGTGGAAGCGCTGGATTACCTGTACCGTCGCGGCGCGTTCGCCGGCCGCAGCGACGGCGATCCGTCGGTGGTGCTGCTCGACATCAAGATGCCGCGCCTGGACGGGCTGGAAGTGCTGGCCGAGATGCGCAAGGACGAAAAGCTGCGCTTGTTGCCGGTGGTGATCCTGTCGTCCTCGCGCGAGGAGGCCGACCTGGTGCGCAGCTGGGACCTCGGCGTGAACGCGTACGTGGTCAAGCCGGTCGACGTCGACCAGTTCTTCGATGCGGTGCGCACCTTGGGCCGGTTCTGGGCCGTGCTCAACGAGCCGCTGGACGCCAACTGA
- a CDS encoding nuclear transport factor 2 family protein: MSIDRFPVGLAMDVSYPTFDVALTLLSATRLRFEIEEGPYARTETVDTHVVALGNGLFAVSWQERDGATVTNVQDYDRGVVHSHATLADGRFMRMSGTFAVTHPADRPVDDRPQRNKALVLDAMTALFQRRDASAVDRLYAPGYIQHNPEIPQGRDALRALVAGLSQDVHYEPGLIVAEGDLVAIHGRIRGWSDAPQVVVDLFRIENGQLAEHWDVLQNETPAGAALGGKAMFDPEEARSYGRERAAPAQTGR, encoded by the coding sequence ATGTCGATAGACCGCTTCCCCGTGGGATTGGCGATGGACGTTTCTTACCCGACCTTCGACGTCGCCCTGACCTTGCTGTCCGCCACCCGGCTACGGTTCGAAATCGAGGAAGGACCCTACGCCCGAACCGAAACCGTCGATACGCACGTCGTTGCCTTGGGCAACGGCCTGTTCGCCGTCAGCTGGCAAGAACGCGACGGCGCGACGGTCACCAACGTCCAGGACTACGACCGTGGCGTCGTCCACTCGCATGCGACGCTGGCCGACGGCCGCTTCATGCGCATGTCCGGAACCTTCGCCGTGACGCATCCGGCCGACCGGCCCGTGGACGATCGCCCTCAGCGCAACAAAGCCTTGGTGCTCGACGCGATGACGGCCCTGTTCCAGCGTCGCGACGCTTCGGCCGTGGACCGGCTCTACGCGCCCGGCTACATCCAGCACAACCCCGAGATCCCGCAGGGCCGCGACGCGTTGCGCGCGCTCGTCGCCGGGCTGTCGCAAGACGTTCACTACGAGCCCGGCCTCATCGTGGCCGAAGGCGATCTCGTCGCGATCCACGGCCGCATCCGCGGATGGTCGGACGCACCGCAAGTCGTGGTCGACCTGTTTCGGATCGAGAACGGACAGCTGGCCGAGCACTGGGACGTGCTGCAGAACGAGACGCCGGCCGGCGCCGCCCTGGGCGGCAAGGCGATGTTCGATCCCGAAGAAGCGCGCTCGTACGGCCGCGAGCGCGCCGCGCCGGCGCAGACCGGACGCTGA
- a CDS encoding SRPBCC family protein, giving the protein MSPKPTGHLDGNDLIIVRSFSASVDEVWASITQSEKTALWFGRWEGEAGPGKTVRLQMLHEKGQPWSDLKIEECAAPHRLVVTMKDDYGDWRIELTLTQAGSGTQLRFVQVLSDRAMAGEVGPGWEYYLDMLVAAREGKPLPSFDDYYPAQKAHYSAGA; this is encoded by the coding sequence ATGAGCCCCAAGCCCACCGGCCATCTGGACGGCAACGACTTGATCATCGTGCGCAGCTTCTCCGCATCCGTCGACGAGGTCTGGGCCAGCATAACGCAGTCCGAAAAAACCGCGCTCTGGTTCGGGCGCTGGGAAGGCGAGGCGGGACCCGGCAAGACGGTGCGGCTGCAGATGCTGCACGAGAAAGGCCAGCCGTGGTCGGACCTGAAGATCGAGGAATGCGCTGCGCCCCACCGTCTGGTCGTCACCATGAAGGATGATTACGGCGACTGGCGCATCGAGCTGACCCTGACCCAGGCCGGCTCCGGCACGCAGTTGCGCTTCGTGCAGGTCTTGAGCGATCGGGCGATGGCCGGCGAAGTCGGGCCGGGATGGGAGTACTACCTCGACATGCTGGTTGCCGCTCGCGAAGGCAAGCCGTTGCCGTCGTTCGACGATTACTATCCTGCGCAGAAAGCGCATTACTCGGCGGGCGCATAG
- a CDS encoding hydrolase, with protein sequence MTVRNGLASLLRPEDSVLVLIDHQPYQLANLNSHEPQMVVNNATALAKVAKAFGVPTVLTSVVADRGGLIFPQITEVFPEQEVIDRTFINTWEDRKVVAAVEATGRKQLIIAGLWTEICVAMPAIQALGEGWDVTVVTDASGAVSVEAHEVAIQRMIAAGANMMTWLAVASEWQRDWARSEHTAELTEVLKQHAAGSGIAYLWEQQLLNTPVPRGAA encoded by the coding sequence ATGACCGTCCGTAACGGCCTCGCGTCGCTGCTGCGCCCCGAAGACTCCGTCCTCGTCCTGATCGATCATCAGCCGTATCAGCTCGCGAACCTCAACAGCCACGAACCGCAGATGGTGGTCAACAACGCCACCGCGTTGGCCAAGGTCGCCAAGGCGTTCGGCGTCCCGACCGTCCTGACCAGCGTGGTCGCCGATCGCGGCGGCCTGATCTTCCCGCAGATCACCGAGGTGTTTCCCGAGCAGGAGGTGATCGACCGCACCTTCATCAACACCTGGGAAGACCGCAAGGTCGTCGCTGCGGTCGAGGCGACGGGCCGCAAGCAACTCATCATCGCCGGACTGTGGACCGAGATCTGCGTCGCGATGCCGGCGATCCAGGCGCTCGGCGAAGGCTGGGACGTCACCGTCGTGACCGACGCCTCCGGCGCCGTGTCGGTCGAGGCGCACGAAGTCGCGATCCAGCGCATGATCGCGGCCGGCGCGAACATGATGACCTGGCTGGCCGTGGCTTCGGAATGGCAGCGCGACTGGGCGCGCAGCGAACACACCGCCGAACTGACCGAGGTGCTCAAGCAGCATGCGGCGGGCAGCGGCATCGCCTATCTGTGGGAGCAGCAGCTGCTCAATACGCCGGTCCCGCGCGGCGCCGCCTGA